One window of Novosphingobium sp. P6W genomic DNA carries:
- the ctrA gene encoding response regulator transcription factor CtrA → MRVLLIEDEPTTARAIELMLTAEGFNVYSTDLGEEGLDLGKLYDYDIILLDLNLPDMHGYDVLKKLRVAKVQTPVLILSGISEMDSKVRSFGFGADDYVTKPFHREELIARIHAVVRRSKGHSQSVIRTGKLVTNLDAKTVEVDGARVHLTGKEYAMLELLSLRKGTTLTKEMFLNHLYGGMDEPELKIIDVFICKLRKKLAHACGGANYIETVWGRGYVLRDPDEAAEAA, encoded by the coding sequence ATGCGAGTGCTGCTGATCGAGGATGAACCGACCACGGCCCGGGCTATCGAGCTCATGCTGACGGCGGAGGGTTTCAACGTCTACTCCACCGATCTTGGCGAAGAAGGCCTCGATCTGGGCAAGCTGTATGACTACGACATCATCCTGCTCGACCTGAATCTGCCTGACATGCACGGCTACGACGTGCTCAAGAAACTGCGCGTCGCCAAGGTGCAGACGCCGGTGCTGATCCTGTCGGGCATCTCGGAGATGGACAGCAAGGTCCGCTCGTTCGGCTTCGGCGCGGACGACTATGTGACCAAGCCATTCCACCGCGAGGAACTGATTGCCCGCATCCACGCCGTGGTGCGCCGTTCGAAGGGCCACTCGCAGTCGGTCATCCGCACCGGCAAGCTGGTCACCAACCTCGACGCCAAGACGGTCGAAGTCGATGGCGCCCGCGTGCACCTGACCGGCAAGGAATACGCGATGCTGGAACTGCTCAGCTTGCGCAAGGGCACCACGCTGACCAAGGAAATGTTCCTCAACCACCTTTACGGCGGCATGGACGAGCCCGAACTCAAGATCATCGACGTCTTCATCTGCAAGCTGCGCAAGAAGCTCGCTCACGCCTGCGGCGGCGCCAACTACATCGAGACGGTATGGGGCCGCGGCTACGTGCTGCGCGATCCAGACGAGGCTGCCGAAGCGGCCTGA
- a CDS encoding TIGR04063 family PEP-CTERM/XrtA system glycosyltransferase yields MTRILHVLDHSLPIHSGYTFRTRAILRAQQALGLEVRSVTGPRYNKVDAADEAAVEEHDGLLFHRTGGSASGLPGLLEWREIALFARAIERVVKEWRPDVIHAHSPVLCGQAALRVARKYGIPLVYEIRAFWEDAAVGNGTGSEGSLKYRLTRMLESHVVRSADAVVTICEGLRRDLALRGTPESKITVMPNGVDLELFGSPLPRDPDLARELGFDGPNGPCPVIGFIGSFYDYEGLDDLIEAMPHLVARQPDARLLLVGGGPREEALRAQAAASPAADAIRFVGRVPHHEVDRYYALCDVMAYPRKRSRLTDLVTPLKPLEAMAQGKLVAASDVGGHRELVTDGKTGVLFTPDDPKACADSLARLLEERGEWEAYRRAGREHVETRHDWAYNARRYPLVYQMLAPQSAQSGLEAAA; encoded by the coding sequence ATGACCCGCATTCTTCACGTACTCGACCATTCGCTGCCGATCCACAGCGGCTACACCTTTCGCACCCGCGCGATTCTCAGGGCCCAGCAGGCGCTGGGGCTTGAGGTGCGCAGCGTCACCGGCCCGCGCTACAACAAGGTGGACGCCGCCGACGAAGCCGCGGTCGAGGAACATGACGGTCTCCTTTTCCACCGCACCGGCGGCAGCGCCTCTGGCCTGCCCGGCCTTCTGGAATGGCGCGAGATCGCTCTCTTCGCGCGGGCGATAGAGCGCGTCGTAAAGGAATGGCGCCCGGACGTGATCCACGCCCATTCCCCGGTCCTGTGCGGCCAGGCGGCCCTGCGCGTGGCGCGAAAATACGGGATTCCGCTGGTCTACGAGATTCGCGCCTTCTGGGAAGATGCGGCGGTTGGAAACGGCACCGGCAGCGAAGGTTCGCTGAAATATCGCCTGACGCGGATGCTCGAAAGCCATGTGGTGCGCAGCGCCGATGCGGTGGTGACGATCTGCGAGGGCCTGCGCCGCGATCTTGCGCTTCGCGGCACCCCGGAAAGCAAGATCACCGTCATGCCCAACGGAGTGGACCTCGAACTGTTCGGCAGCCCCCTGCCCCGCGACCCGGATCTGGCCCGCGAACTGGGCTTCGACGGCCCCAACGGTCCCTGCCCGGTGATCGGATTCATCGGCAGCTTCTACGATTACGAGGGGCTCGACGACCTGATCGAGGCGATGCCCCATCTCGTCGCCCGCCAGCCCGATGCCCGGCTGCTGCTGGTCGGCGGCGGCCCGCGTGAAGAGGCTCTGCGCGCGCAGGCAGCGGCATCTCCGGCGGCAGACGCGATTCGCTTCGTTGGCCGGGTGCCGCATCACGAGGTCGACCGATACTATGCGCTGTGCGACGTCATGGCATACCCGCGCAAACGCAGCCGGCTGACCGATCTGGTGACCCCGCTCAAACCGCTCGAGGCGATGGCGCAGGGCAAGCTGGTGGCGGCAAGCGACGTAGGGGGCCACCGCGAACTGGTGACCGATGGCAAGACCGGTGTACTCTTCACGCCGGACGATCCGAAAGCCTGCGCCGATTCGCTGGCGCGGCTGCTGGAAGAGCGCGGTGAGTGGGAAGCATACCGCCGCGCGGGCCGAGAACATGTCGAAACCCGCCACGATTGGGCGTACAACGCCCGTCGTTATCCTCTCGTTTACCAAATGCTGGCACCACAGTCCGCTCAAAGTGGGCTCGAAGCCGCCGCCTGA
- a CDS encoding putative O-glycosylation ligase, exosortase A system-associated — protein sequence MLNLGLTAFFGIMILLGFKRPFLWVLCYLYVDIVAPQLISWGFLTQMPTSLIAFAAAFLGWLIFDDKRDSRFTWRQGLLAALLIYCGISTLTADYPAEALTKWSWVWKALVFAMFLPLTLRTRLRIEAVALAMVLSASALIIDGGLKTAMGGGGYGSLIIFIENNTGLYEGSIISCVAIAIIPIAIWLAKYGTIFPADWRVWTFTIALIFACSLIPVGTQARTGLICLGILCVLYLRTSKHRFVIMAGMTLAPMLAVPFLPASYLARMNTIENHQSDQSAGTRIGVWKWTMGYAKDHPLGGGFEVYMSSKVEYDTVSSQTSGSNVTISRTRVVEEGRAFHSSYFEMLGEQGFPGLALWLTLQISGLVQMEMIRRRWKDRTGPDEAWAAPLAVALQLAQVVYLIGSLFVGIAFQPFILMLIGLQCGLWSYLKRISGPERAPRQGVRKMQVRVPAAG from the coding sequence ATGCTTAACCTCGGCCTGACCGCGTTTTTCGGGATCATGATCCTGCTGGGCTTCAAGCGGCCGTTCCTGTGGGTGCTGTGCTACCTTTACGTCGATATCGTTGCGCCGCAGCTCATCTCGTGGGGCTTCCTCACGCAGATGCCGACCTCGCTGATCGCTTTCGCGGCCGCGTTCCTGGGCTGGCTGATCTTCGACGACAAACGCGATTCGCGCTTTACCTGGCGGCAGGGCCTGCTCGCTGCGCTGCTGATCTATTGCGGCATAAGTACCCTCACCGCCGATTATCCGGCGGAGGCGCTGACCAAATGGTCGTGGGTGTGGAAGGCGCTGGTCTTCGCGATGTTCCTGCCGCTGACCCTGCGCACCCGCCTGCGGATCGAGGCGGTTGCGCTTGCCATGGTGCTCTCTGCCAGCGCGCTGATCATCGACGGCGGCCTGAAGACCGCGATGGGCGGCGGCGGCTATGGCTCGCTCATCATCTTCATCGAAAACAACACCGGTCTGTACGAAGGCTCGATCATCTCCTGCGTGGCCATCGCCATCATCCCGATTGCGATCTGGCTGGCGAAATATGGCACGATCTTCCCTGCCGACTGGCGGGTGTGGACCTTCACCATCGCGTTGATCTTCGCCTGTTCGCTGATCCCCGTGGGGACGCAGGCGCGGACCGGCCTGATCTGTCTGGGCATTCTTTGCGTGCTGTATCTGCGGACTTCGAAACACCGCTTCGTCATCATGGCCGGCATGACGCTGGCGCCGATGCTGGCGGTGCCGTTCCTGCCCGCATCCTATCTTGCCCGCATGAACACCATCGAGAATCACCAGTCAGACCAGTCAGCGGGGACGCGAATCGGCGTGTGGAAGTGGACCATGGGCTATGCCAAGGACCACCCGCTGGGGGGCGGCTTCGAAGTCTACATGTCGAGCAAGGTCGAATACGACACCGTCTCCAGCCAGACGAGCGGCAGCAACGTGACGATTTCGCGTACCCGCGTGGTCGAGGAAGGCCGTGCCTTCCACTCAAGCTATTTCGAGATGCTGGGCGAACAGGGCTTCCCCGGACTCGCGTTGTGGCTGACGCTGCAGATATCGGGCCTTGTCCAGATGGAGATGATCCGCCGCCGCTGGAAGGACCGCACCGGCCCGGACGAAGCCTGGGCCGCCCCGCTCGCCGTTGCGCTGCAACTGGCCCAGGTGGTCTATCTGATCGGCTCGCTGTTCGTGGGAATCGCCTTCCAGCCGTTCATCCTGATGCTGATCGGGCTTCAGTGCGGGCTGTGGAGCTACCTCAAGCGGATATCGGGGCCAGAACGGGCCCCGCGCCAGGGCGTCCGCAAGATGCAGGTGCGGGTTCCCGCTGCGGGATAG